A single window of Amphiura filiformis chromosome 17, Afil_fr2py, whole genome shotgun sequence DNA harbors:
- the LOC140136905 gene encoding uncharacterized protein isoform X2, producing MSLNSVLENGKDAILNEDILSELGTTRRSVRQQAIKLQKTEEQEQQQPSAPVEDHNSLPSDNQPPTMESNNKEPAESNNKEPAESNNKDPVKESLASKEEETSAPVTPQKRGRGRPASVNPPLLVDQPTAVRKESNENLHRKSIQDRV from the exons ATG AGTTTGAACAGTGTTCTTGAGAATGGCAAGGATGCCATTCTTAATGAAGACATATTGAGTGAACTGGGTACAACTCGCAGGTCAGTTCGCCAGCAGGCCATTAAACTTCAGAAGACGGAGGAGCAAGAGCAACAGCAGCCGAGTGCACCTGTTGAGGATCATAACAGTCTTCCATCAGACAACCAGCCACCAACAATGGAATCTAACAATAAAGAACCTGCGGAATCTAACAATAAAGAACCTGCGGAATCTAACAATAAAGATCCTGTGAAGGAGTCTTTAGCCTCTAAAGAAGAAGAGACCTCCGCTCCGGTAACTCCTCAGAAGAGGGGCCGTGGAAGGCCTGCCAGCGTAAATCCACCTTTACTAGTAGATCAGCCGACAGCAGTTCGGAAGGAAAGCAACGAGAATCTTCATCGGAAAAGCATACAGGATCGGGTGTGA
- the LOC140136905 gene encoding uncharacterized protein isoform X1: protein MAAERKSLNSVLENGKDAILNEDILSELGTTRRSVRQQAIKLQKTEEQEQQQPSAPVEDHNSLPSDNQPPTMESNNKEPAESNNKEPAESNNKDPVKESLASKEEETSAPVTPQKRGRGRPASVNPPLLVDQPTAVRKESNENLHRKSIQDRV from the exons ATGGCGGCAGAGCGTAAG AGTTTGAACAGTGTTCTTGAGAATGGCAAGGATGCCATTCTTAATGAAGACATATTGAGTGAACTGGGTACAACTCGCAGGTCAGTTCGCCAGCAGGCCATTAAACTTCAGAAGACGGAGGAGCAAGAGCAACAGCAGCCGAGTGCACCTGTTGAGGATCATAACAGTCTTCCATCAGACAACCAGCCACCAACAATGGAATCTAACAATAAAGAACCTGCGGAATCTAACAATAAAGAACCTGCGGAATCTAACAATAAAGATCCTGTGAAGGAGTCTTTAGCCTCTAAAGAAGAAGAGACCTCCGCTCCGGTAACTCCTCAGAAGAGGGGCCGTGGAAGGCCTGCCAGCGTAAATCCACCTTTACTAGTAGATCAGCCGACAGCAGTTCGGAAGGAAAGCAACGAGAATCTTCATCGGAAAAGCATACAGGATCGGGTGTGA